The proteins below are encoded in one region of Helianthus annuus cultivar XRQ/B chromosome 2, HanXRQr2.0-SUNRISE, whole genome shotgun sequence:
- the LOC110917291 gene encoding UDP-glucose 6-dehydrogenase 5 — protein sequence MVKICCIGAGYVGGPTMAVIAHKCPDIEVAVVDISVSRIAAWNSDQLPIYEPGLDDVVKSCRGKNLFFSTDVEKHVSEADIIFVSVNTPTKTRGLGAGKAADLTYWESAARMIADVSKSDKIVVEKSTVPVKTAEAIEKILTHNSKGVNYQILSNPEFLAEGTAIEDLFAPDRVLIGGRETPDGQRAIKALKDVYAHWVPEERIICTNLWSAELSKLAANAFLAQRISSVNAMSALCEATGADVAQVSHAVGKDTRIGHKFLNASVGFGGSCFQKDILNLVYICECNGLPEVANYWKQVIKVNDYQKNRFVNRIVSSMFNTVSGKKIAILGFAFKKDTGDTRETPAIDVCKGLLGDKATLSIYDPQVTEEQIQRDLSMNKFDWDHPVHLQPMSPSSVKQVSVVWDAYEAAKGAHGLCILTEWDEFKNLDYKKIYDNMPKPAFVFDGRNVVNPQKLREIGFIVYSIGKPLDSWLKDMPAVA from the coding sequence ATGGTGAAGATTTGCTGCATTGGAGCTGGTTATGTTGGAGGTCCAACAATGGCTGTTATTGCCCACAAATGTCCTGACATCGAGGTAGCCGTGGTTGATATCTCGGTCTCTCGGATTGCTGCCTGGAACAGCGACCAGCTCCCGATATACGAGCCCGGGCTCGATGACGTGGTCAAGTCATGTAGGGGTAAGAATCTATTCTTTAGCACCGATGTCGAGAAGCATGTCTCCGAGGCTGACATCATCTTTGTTTCGGTCAACACCCCCACGAAGACCCGAGGTCTTGGTGCTGGGAAGGCTGCTGATCTCACATACTGGGAAAGTGCAGCGCGTATGATTGCTGACGTGTCAAAATCTGACAAGATTGTGGTCGAGAAATCAACGGTTCCCGTGAAAACGGCTGAGGCTATAGAAAAGATCCTCACCCACAATAGCAAAGGGGTCAACTACCAGATCCTGTCCAACCCTGAGTTTCTAGCCGAAGGGACCGCGATAGAAGACCTTTTTGCCCCTGACCGTGTGTTGATTGGAGGGAGAGAAACTCCTGACGGTCAAAGGGCGATTAAGGCATTAAAAGATGTTTATGCTCATTGGGTGCCCGAGGAGCGGATTATATGCACTAACCTTTGGTCAGCTGAGCTGTCTAAGCTGGCGGCTAATGCGTTTTTGGCACAGAGGATTTCCTCGGTGAACGCAATGTCAGCGCTCTGTGAAGCAACAGGCGCTGACGTTGCACAGGTTTCCCACGCAGTGGGAAAAGACACTAGAATTGGACACAAGTTCCTGAACGCCAGTGTAGGGTTCGGTGGATCTTGTTTCCAAAAGGACATTCTCAACTTGGTCTACATTTGCGAATGCAACGGGTTACCCGAAGTGGCAAACTACTGGAAACAAGTGATCAAGGTCAACGATTACCAAAAGAATCGTTTCGTCAACAGGATCGTTTCGTCAATGTTCAACACGGTTTCAGGCAAAAAGATTGCGATTTTGGGATTCGCTTTTAAGAAAGACACCGGTGACACGAGGGAGACACCCGCCATCGATGTTTGCAAGGGATTGTTAGGCGACAAGGCTACTTTGAGCATCTATGATCCGCAAGTGACCGAAGAACAAATCCAAAGGGATCTTTCTATGAACAAGTTCGACTGGGACCACCCGGTGCACCTCCAGCCCATGAGCCCGAGCTCAGTGAAACAAGTGAGCGTTGTTTGGGATGCGTACGAGGCGGCTAAGGGTGCACACGGGCTTTGTATCTTGACCGAGTGGGACGAGTTCAAGAACCTTGATTACAAGAAGATTTACGACAACATGCCGAAACCCGCATTTGTTTTTGATGGAAGAAATGTTGTGAATCCACAGAAGTTGAGGGAGATTGGTTTCATTGTGTACTCAATTGGGAAGCCATTGGACTCATGGTTGAAGGATATGCCTGCTGTGGCATAA